From the Limnochordia bacterium genome, one window contains:
- a CDS encoding cell wall-active antibiotics response protein: MAPSRLFGGILLLFLGSILLLNNLGMLSWSIWSSLYRAWPALLILLGFSLLVGKRRSILGTILLVLLVIALGFGVFFWVFFYVGDVHEVQRSTFSDGFPGDVSEGRLHMDIPAGSLEVKAEPSLQMVNSTFSVYDQAPRWEVTRIGSVAEYSLSLPRKDWFFGGSRRAKGEVFIANQVPWHLVIKMGAGKLEADLRSAVVKSMNVDVGAGDLDIILGDSQVEASININGGVGNVTIRVPRNAGVKVISKGGITAKNFQKGLLQIDDRTWMDEGYSIAGTKYTISLNTGVAKIGLERY; the protein is encoded by the coding sequence ATGGCCCCCTCACGTTTATTTGGTGGAATTCTGCTATTGTTTCTAGGTAGCATATTGCTACTTAACAACCTAGGGATGCTGAGCTGGTCCATCTGGTCAAGTTTGTATCGAGCTTGGCCGGCTCTATTGATCCTACTTGGGTTTAGTCTTCTTGTGGGCAAGCGGCGTTCCATTTTGGGGACAATCTTATTGGTTCTTCTGGTGATAGCATTGGGGTTTGGTGTGTTTTTCTGGGTTTTCTTCTATGTGGGGGATGTGCACGAGGTGCAACGCAGCACCTTTAGTGATGGGTTTCCCGGTGATGTTTCCGAGGGTCGGTTGCACATGGATATTCCCGCAGGTAGCCTGGAGGTGAAGGCAGAGCCCTCATTGCAGATGGTTAACTCCACCTTCTCGGTCTACGACCAGGCGCCAAGGTGGGAGGTAACCCGCATCGGTAGCGTCGCTGAGTACTCCCTGTCTCTTCCGAGGAAAGACTGGTTTTTTGGTGGCTCCCGTCGTGCTAAGGGTGAGGTGTTTATTGCTAATCAGGTTCCCTGGCACTTAGTGATCAAGATGGGTGCTGGTAAGCTAGAGGCGGATCTACGTTCTGCAGTGGTGAAGAGCATGAATGTGGACGTGGGCGCAGGAGATCTGGATATTATCCTCGGGGATTCCCAGGTTGAGGCAAGTATCAACATAAACGGCGGGGTGGGCAATGTGACCATTCGGGTGCCACGTAATGCCGGAGTAAAGGTTATTAGTAAAGGCGGAATCACCGCCAAGAACTTCCAAAAAGGGCTCTTACAGATCGATGATAGAACGTGGATGGACGAAGGTTATTCTATTGCCGGTACGAAGTACACCATTTCACTGAATACAGGTGTGGCCAAAATTGGCCTGGAACGGTACTAA
- a CDS encoding PspC domain-containing protein has translation MAKRLYRSRTDRMIGGVAGGLAEYLDVDPVLIRLLWVILLFTGVGLIAYIVAVIIIPESSGFGPVEPTASRTDNESRMSSQQVIGIILMLLGLLFLVRNFVPGVVFIRFRKFFWPAALIVCGIALIVNSTRKE, from the coding sequence TTGGCAAAGAGGCTTTATAGATCTAGAACTGACCGGATGATCGGTGGTGTCGCCGGAGGGTTGGCTGAATATCTAGACGTTGATCCTGTACTCATCCGCTTGTTATGGGTTATCCTTTTGTTTACCGGTGTGGGGTTAATCGCGTACATCGTAGCTGTGATTATTATTCCCGAGTCATCTGGTTTTGGACCCGTAGAACCAACTGCTAGTCGCACAGACAATGAAAGCCGGATGTCTTCCCAGCAGGTAATAGGCATAATCTTAATGCTTCTTGGCCTATTATTCCTAGTACGAAATTTCGTGCCTGGAGTTGTGTTCATTCGGTTCAGGAAGTTCTTCTGGCCGGCGGCACTAATTGTCTGTGGAATCGCATTAATCGTGAACAGCACGAGAAAGGAATAG
- a CDS encoding PspC domain-containing protein, which produces MSKKIYRSRTDKKLGGVAGGIARYFSIDPSLVRLLWVIASLYWGAGLIFYIAAWIIIPEEPEWDTIDIHDAKVDDN; this is translated from the coding sequence ATGTCAAAGAAGATATACCGTTCCCGCACTGATAAAAAGCTAGGCGGTGTTGCCGGAGGAATTGCTCGATATTTCTCCATCGACCCGAGTCTTGTCCGGTTACTCTGGGTGATCGCGTCATTGTACTGGGGAGCAGGACTAATCTTCTACATTGCTGCTTGGATTATTATTCCCGAGGAACCGGAATGGGATACCATAGATATCCACGATGCAAAAGTCGATGACAACTAA
- a CDS encoding DUF2007 domain-containing protein, which yields MLSGKLVVVGEYNNLVAADLAKTRLDSSGIPSVLKNESIAQVYPGAVFAFGGIKLLVREEDEKQALDILKDVVTDEGEEEQGY from the coding sequence ATGCTCAGCGGAAAACTTGTAGTGGTTGGTGAGTACAACAACCTAGTGGCAGCAGACCTAGCGAAGACAAGACTGGATTCTAGCGGGATCCCCTCGGTACTTAAAAATGAGAGTATTGCCCAGGTCTACCCAGGGGCCGTTTTTGCCTTTGGTGGGATCAAACTATTGGTGCGGGAAGAAGATGAGAAACAAGCTCTGGACATTCTTAAGGATGTAGTGACAGATGAGGGTGAAGAGGAACAAGGCTACTAG
- a CDS encoding radical SAM protein yields the protein MRDVTILDGYIDEPSCLGVPPYLSPHIRYMYGACRDAGATSIDYFTIDQIRAKLKDWAAEQQGRLVVIVCGTPVPGRYLGGRPISIAELTKLAGFLHDYGVLTYLSGPLAELGLSVPSIEHYTGEAAALDVYRVLQGPVLDEPFVASLARWAILGAEVVLKHPNFPKVVCELETFRGCLRNQGCTFCSERLKTVRYVRRVPDIIAEVKILYEYGIRHFRLGCQPDLLSFGRTGHKLGVKTITSLYEGIRHVAPDLKMLHMDNVNPTTVATHPECKDIIRTIVKHNTPQDVASFGLESADPAVLVANNIGTSPRLAQDAIRIINEIGGVREAGLCKLLPGINFLHGLQGETKATYEINLSYLQQIRDQGLLLRRINVRQVRPVGGYTPQKVDKFRFKQYKQTINEQINKPMLQQLYPIGTVLEDVIMEASEGPITFGRQLGSYPIRVGVPGNYPLGTPLTVKIIDHGFRSITGIRIPFAINQASLQELESIPGLGKKRARRIFLNLPIQGPAHLAEVLDPQAPLELLINLIDGY from the coding sequence GTGCGCGACGTTACAATTCTGGACGGCTATATCGACGAACCATCTTGTTTAGGTGTTCCACCATACCTATCACCCCATATCCGCTATATGTATGGAGCCTGCCGGGATGCTGGCGCAACGTCTATTGACTATTTTACCATCGACCAGATCAGAGCCAAGCTGAAAGACTGGGCCGCTGAACAACAGGGGCGTTTGGTGGTGATTGTGTGTGGAACCCCGGTTCCCGGTCGCTATCTGGGAGGTCGACCGATTAGCATCGCAGAATTGACTAAGCTGGCCGGGTTTTTGCATGACTATGGCGTCCTGACATATCTATCCGGACCCTTAGCCGAACTTGGATTGTCTGTGCCAAGCATTGAGCACTACACAGGTGAAGCGGCGGCCTTAGATGTATACCGGGTATTACAAGGCCCCGTCTTAGATGAACCCTTTGTCGCATCCCTGGCGCGCTGGGCGATCCTAGGAGCGGAGGTTGTGCTCAAACATCCTAACTTCCCTAAAGTAGTCTGTGAACTGGAAACCTTTCGGGGATGCCTGCGCAACCAAGGGTGTACCTTCTGCAGCGAGCGGTTGAAAACCGTGCGTTATGTACGCCGGGTTCCTGACATCATTGCCGAAGTCAAGATCCTCTACGAATATGGAATTCGCCATTTTCGCCTCGGCTGTCAACCGGATCTCCTCTCCTTCGGTAGAACCGGCCACAAGTTGGGAGTTAAGACTATCACTAGTCTGTATGAGGGTATCCGGCATGTAGCTCCCGATCTAAAAATGCTCCACATGGATAATGTCAACCCCACCACCGTTGCTACGCACCCGGAATGCAAAGACATCATCAGGACCATTGTTAAGCACAATACCCCCCAGGATGTGGCATCCTTCGGTCTTGAATCAGCTGACCCTGCGGTATTGGTAGCAAACAACATTGGCACTTCACCGAGACTTGCTCAGGATGCCATCAGGATCATAAACGAAATCGGAGGAGTAAGAGAAGCTGGTTTATGCAAATTATTACCAGGGATCAATTTTCTCCACGGTCTACAGGGCGAAACCAAGGCGACCTATGAGATTAACCTCTCCTATTTACAGCAAATCCGTGATCAAGGGCTGCTGCTTAGGCGGATCAATGTAAGGCAAGTACGCCCTGTGGGGGGTTACACCCCGCAGAAAGTTGATAAATTCCGGTTCAAGCAATATAAGCAAACCATCAATGAACAAATTAATAAACCGATGCTCCAACAGCTCTACCCCATCGGCACCGTGTTGGAGGATGTGATCATGGAAGCCTCCGAAGGCCCAATCACCTTCGGTAGACAACTGGGCAGTTATCCCATTCGGGTGGGAGTACCAGGAAACTACCCCCTGGGCACCCCATTAACAGTGAAGATAATTGACCACGGTTTTCGTTCCATCACTGGCATTAGGATACCTTTCGCGATTAACCAAGCTTCCCTACAGGAACTGGAGAGTATCCCCGGCTTAGGGAAAAAACGGGCCCGGCGCATTTTCCTTAACCTACCAATTCAAGGCCCGGCTCATCTAGCCGAAGTACTTGATCCCCAGGCCCCATTGGAGTTATTAATCAACCTAATTGACGGATACTAA
- a CDS encoding ParB/Srx family N-terminal domain-containing protein produces the protein MLFRRKKVLSFDQERTKYPVLYRRALGVHPVEVDRIVGSVGRSHDIDADFRFKGIFSKERSHNISRAMERGEPFAAIKVYELNGKYYVLDGHHRVGAAKKLGQEFLDADITQFIPSGSSHRTQAGNPA, from the coding sequence ATGTTGTTCCGTCGAAAGAAAGTGTTGTCTTTTGACCAGGAAAGGACCAAATACCCTGTGTTATATCGACGAGCACTTGGGGTTCACCCGGTTGAAGTTGATAGGATCGTTGGAAGCGTTGGCCGTTCCCATGATATTGATGCTGACTTCCGGTTTAAAGGGATTTTCAGCAAAGAGCGGTCCCACAATATTTCCCGTGCTATGGAACGCGGCGAACCCTTTGCCGCCATTAAGGTATATGAACTGAATGGGAAGTATTATGTACTGGACGGGCATCATCGTGTAGGTGCAGCCAAAAAACTTGGTCAAGAATTCCTAGATGCTGATATTACCCAGTTCATCCCCAGTGGGTCCAGTCATCGCACTCAGGCCGGGAATCCGGCCTGA
- a CDS encoding biotin transporter BioY, giving the protein MHFSTLDITKVGLFAAFAVIAAMLLRFAADIVPFSLLPFVAIFAGTVLGKKLSSVSMFLYILLGLIGLPVFAAPPFGGIAYVLNPTFGFLLGFVLAAYTAGLILEKFGRTYVNYLVASIAGILVIYLIGIPYLALILHFYMGQAISLNQVLKIGFYPFIPLDLIKAVISSVLAYRIKRRLP; this is encoded by the coding sequence ATGCATTTTAGCACCCTTGACATCACAAAAGTTGGGCTGTTTGCTGCTTTTGCAGTTATCGCGGCCATGCTCTTGCGCTTCGCTGCAGATATTGTTCCCTTCAGTCTACTGCCCTTTGTAGCCATATTTGCTGGTACGGTCCTCGGTAAAAAGTTGAGTTCGGTGAGCATGTTCCTGTATATTCTCCTTGGACTGATTGGTCTTCCTGTCTTTGCAGCTCCGCCCTTTGGTGGCATTGCCTATGTGCTGAATCCCACCTTTGGTTTTCTCCTCGGTTTTGTTCTGGCGGCCTACACAGCCGGACTAATCCTTGAGAAGTTCGGCAGGACCTATGTCAATTACTTGGTTGCATCGATAGCCGGTATCTTGGTAATATATCTTATTGGGATCCCTTATTTAGCACTGATCTTACATTTTTACATGGGGCAGGCTATCAGCCTCAATCAGGTTTTGAAGATTGGTTTCTACCCTTTTATTCCTTTGGATCTGATTAAGGCGGTGATTAGCTCAGTTTTGGCCTATCGGATCAAACGACGCCTCCCCTAG
- the rlmD gene encoding 23S rRNA (uracil(1939)-C(5))-methyltransferase RlmD, with protein MNLRPGQLLSLRANDLNDIGQGVGRIDNMVVFVDGLLPDEEAEVEITLVKKNYATAVIRRITTPSVQRVIPQCPTYPQCGGCQVSHLSYQGQLAYKESKVRKALTRIGGLQLDERVFKPIVPSNPFGYRNKAQYPVDTIDEKIVMGFYERDSHRIIPCIDCPPQHPLSARLVQVLPGILQHLGISCYDQKTGSGLIRHAVSRVSFSHNELLLVLVVNSPKPLPRKEQLTRQLRRAIPELVGIVQNVNIDNTNRILGQQSFLLDGRDHIFEKLGTYEFIISATSFFQINPLQARRLYDTVKDAIEPSTKTVVDAYCGTGTIGIYVSDQVQKVIGIEEHPSSILDALRNAKHNQVDNCQFHTGKVERILPTLLPREHVDLLLVDPPRRGCAPEVIDALLHNNIPNLIYVSCNPASLARDLSYLTQGGYQVQRVVPVDMFPQTSHVECVVLIAKTG; from the coding sequence ATGAACCTTAGACCCGGACAATTACTCAGCCTACGGGCCAATGACCTAAATGATATCGGTCAAGGAGTTGGGCGCATAGACAATATGGTCGTCTTCGTTGATGGACTACTCCCTGACGAAGAGGCAGAAGTTGAGATCACTTTGGTGAAAAAGAACTACGCCACGGCAGTTATCCGGCGAATCACCACACCATCGGTACAACGGGTGATACCTCAATGTCCTACATACCCCCAGTGTGGTGGGTGTCAGGTTAGTCATCTCTCCTACCAGGGACAGCTTGCCTACAAAGAGAGTAAAGTCCGCAAGGCGCTAACCCGCATCGGAGGGCTTCAGCTAGACGAAAGGGTGTTCAAGCCAATTGTACCCAGTAACCCCTTTGGTTACCGAAATAAGGCACAGTATCCGGTGGATACGATCGACGAAAAGATAGTGATGGGCTTTTACGAACGGGATAGCCATCGGATCATTCCGTGTATCGATTGCCCACCCCAGCATCCCCTCAGTGCTAGATTAGTCCAGGTACTACCTGGTATCCTTCAACACCTTGGCATCAGTTGCTACGACCAAAAAACGGGCTCCGGTCTGATTCGTCATGCCGTCTCCCGGGTCAGTTTCTCCCATAACGAACTGTTGCTAGTTCTTGTGGTAAACTCACCCAAACCCCTCCCCCGTAAAGAGCAGCTAACCCGCCAACTCCGAAGAGCAATCCCCGAGTTGGTAGGTATTGTACAGAACGTAAACATTGACAATACAAACAGGATCCTCGGTCAGCAGTCCTTCCTCCTTGACGGTCGGGATCACATATTTGAAAAGTTGGGTACCTATGAGTTCATTATTTCGGCCACCTCTTTCTTTCAGATAAACCCCCTACAAGCAAGAAGACTATACGATACAGTGAAGGATGCAATTGAGCCTTCCACCAAGACCGTTGTGGATGCCTATTGTGGAACTGGAACCATCGGCATTTACGTCAGTGACCAAGTGCAAAAGGTTATCGGGATTGAGGAGCATCCGTCCTCGATACTTGATGCATTAAGGAATGCCAAGCATAACCAAGTGGACAACTGCCAGTTCCACACGGGAAAAGTAGAAAGAATCCTCCCTACCCTACTCCCTAGAGAACACGTTGATCTGCTGCTTGTGGATCCACCCCGTAGGGGCTGTGCTCCCGAAGTAATTGATGCCCTTTTGCACAACAATATTCCAAATCTAATCTACGTATCCTGCAACCCAGCATCATTGGCCAGGGACCTTTCCTATCTAACTCAAGGCGGATACCAAGTGCAGAGGGTTGTCCCCGTAGACATGTTCCCGCAAACATCCCATGTGGAGTGTGTGGTATTGATAGCCAAGACTGGTTAA